A stretch of DNA from Verrucomicrobiales bacterium:
CCGTCCAATACACGGAGGACGTCTCCTCAGGAGTCTGGCTCAAATTCGCCGATGTTCCAGCCAGGACTTCCCTCGAAGCGGTGAAGTTCCGCGATCTCAACGTTGGCAAGGCCAGGTTCTATCGCGTGATCACGCCACCGGCGACCCCGTAAGCGACGGGAGTGATTCGAAGTGGGTGAGATTCAAGTCCGCGACGGACTCGGCGGCCTTATGCCGGGCTTTCAGCCCTGGATGGGAGTGCGGATGGTTACCTGGGGTTGTCACCCCAGGTTTTCGTCACCCCCATGTGCAGAGTGCCGAAAGCCCGCGCCATTGCGGGGAGTTACCCACGAAATTCGACCCGAATCCGTGAGATCCTCGAAATCCGTGGTTCAGCAACCGCCCAATCGAAATTGACACGTCCAACGCCCTGAACGCATGTTTCGCGGATGAGCCGTTCGCCAATCATTCAGACGCTCGCCGAATTGGTCCGGATCAAGAGTGTCAATCCCGCGTATGATGCCGGATGCTCCGAGGCGGGGATGGTGGCTTACATTCGGGAGTTCTTCACCGCGCGAGGGGTGGAGACCTGGGAGCAACCCGTGTTTCCCGGACGAAACAATCTGATCGCTCGCTTGCCCGGAAAAGACCCCGCCAAACGCGTGGTCTTGGAGGCTCATACGGATACCGTGTCGATCCAAGGAATGACCATCCCCCCCTTCGACCCCGTCATCCAGGAGGGACGTCTGTACGGCCGAGGCAGCTGCGACACCAAGGCAGGCTTGGCCGGAATGATGCATGCCGTCGCTTCCCTCAAAGCCGAAGGCATCACCCCTCCGTGCGAGGTGTGGCTGGCAGCTGTCGTGGACGAGGAATTTTCGTATCGTGGAGTTGTGAAGCTCTGTGAAGGACTCACTGGCCAAGCGGCGATCGTGGCTGAACCAACCGAACTGCGTCTGGTGGCAGCCAGCAAGGGCGTGGTTCGATGGCGAATTCGGGTGACCGGCCGTGCCGCCCACAGCTCGAAGCCTCACCTCGGCATCAACGCCATCAGTCATATGGCGCGGCTGGTCCTGGCGTTGGAGGACGATCACGAACGCCTGAAAGTTCAGGAACATCCCCTGGTAGGCTCCGCG
This window harbors:
- a CDS encoding M20 family metallopeptidase, whose translation is MSRSPIIQTLAELVRIKSVNPAYDAGCSEAGMVAYIREFFTARGVETWEQPVFPGRNNLIARLPGKDPAKRVVLEAHTDTVSIQGMTIPPFDPVIQEGRLYGRGSCDTKAGLAGMMHAVASLKAEGITPPCEVWLAAVVDEEFSYRGVVKLCEGLTGQAAIVAEPTELRLVAASKGVVRWRIRVTGRAAHSSKPHLGINAISHMARLVLALEDDHERLKVQEHPLVGSATCNVGVIHGGVQVNFVPDECVIEIDRRLLPGELVEDVLRHYQWLLDGLAARHPGFAAKMEPPMLTDEALSTPLDASAVQLGAAILRELGLDSKPCGAPFGSDASKLSRQGLPSLVFGPGSIDRAHAADEYVEIDQVLQAYEFYREFIRRFS